The following is a genomic window from Lysinibacillus sp. G4S2.
CATGGGCACGAACAGCTTGGATAACATAATGGTAAAGTGTTTGGTGTTCAAGATCATATAGATTATCAACATTAAAGGCAGCCTCAACCTTTTCAATGCCTTTCTCTGTTAAAGAAGTAGCTTTTGTTTCATCATCAAAATCGTAATCTTCTTCTTCTTTAAAACGGCTAGCTAGCATAGAAGCAATGCGATGTAGTTCATCATTCGCTGCCATTTTCCCAGCGATAATAAGCGGTGTTTTTGCCTCATCAATAAGTACACTATCGACTTCATCGATAATGGCGAAGTGATAAGGACGTTGTACTTTATCAGCCAAGCTATGTGCCATATTGTCACGTAAGTAGTCAAAACCGAACTCAGTACCCACACCATATGTTATATCAGCATTATAGGCTTCTTTTTTTGCGGCTGGCTCCATCATTGGTATATTTAAACCAACTGTTAAGCCTAGGAAACGATGAATTTGACCAACAAGTTCGAAGTCACGCTTAGCTAAGTAGTCATTAACCGTAATGACGTGAACACCTTTACCTTCCAATGCGCGTACATAGGAAGGGAGAGAAGCGACAAGCGTTTTACCTTCACCTGTAGGCATTTCTGCAATATTACCTTCAGTTAAAACAAGACCACCGATAAGCTGTACATCAAAATGACGCATACCTAATACACGTTTTGAGGCTTCGCGTACAACAGCAAATGCGTCTGGGATGATTGATATAATTGGTTCACCTTGTTCTAAACGATCCTTGAAAATAAAAGTCATTTCTTTTAATTCTTCATCTGACTTGTTGACATATTTTTCTTCAAGATTATTAATCTGATCTACTATTTTATAGTAGCGTTTTAATTGACGAGCACTTGTTTGCTCATTGTTGCGTTTAAAAATTGAGAACATGAAATTTACGCTCCTTTTAAGTTGTCTAAATGCTAGACACTACATTATTTTATCAAATTTTACGAATGGTGACTACATTTGACATGCAGCATTCTACCATATTAAAAAAGGGGAAAAATATTTGTGAAATCGTGGAAATTAAATAGAAAAAGTATATTTCGGCGCGCATTCGTGCTATAATCAATTAGGATTTACATGTAGATTATTTGTTGAGGAGGAGAGACATGCTTTACGTGTCTTTAATAGCAGCATTCATTGCTTCCATATTGTTAACTCCACTAGTTAAACGATTAGCGTTCAGAATAGGTGCTGTCGATGCACCAAACTATCGAAAAGTACATGCACGAATTATGCCAAGACTTGGCGGATTGGCAATTTTCCTTTCGTTTTTAATAGCTGTGGCTATATTTCAGCCAATTTTGATTAAAAATATAGATGGTAGCGATTATTTACTGGCAATAATAATTGGTGCTTGTATCATCGTAGCGACAGGTGTCATTGATGATATGCGTGAAATTTCTGCAAAGGCGAAATTGCTCGGTCAACTTGTTGCGGCACTTATCGTTATTTTTGTAGGTGGCATTCAAATTAGTACAGTTAACTTACCATTCGTAGGTGAATTAGATTTTGGATTACTGAGTATCCCTTTAACAATTATTTGGATTGTGGGTATTACAAATGCCATTAATTTAATTGATGGCTTAGATGGTCTAGCTGCTGGTGTTTCAACGATTGCTCTTATGACATTAGCTGTCATGGCATTTATTATGAGCAATATGTTTGTATTAGCAATGGCTTCCATTTTAGCAGCAGCAACATTTGGATTTTTATTTTACAATTTCCACCCAGCGAAAATCTTTATGGGGGATACAGGAGCATTATTCCTTGGCTTTATGATATCGGTGCTCGCATTACTTGGATTTAAAAATGTAACGTTCGTTTCATTTATTATCCCAGTTATTATTCTAGGTGTACCAATCTCTGATACATTCTTTGCGATTGTTCGTCGAGTGCGTATGAAGAAAAAATGGTCTGATCCAGATAAATCACACTTACATCACCGTTTACTGGATATGGGCTTTACACATCGTCAAACAGTACTCCTTATTTATGGTATTGCCATCATGTTTGGATTAGCAGCTATCATTTTCTCTATGGCAAAAGTGTGGGGCGCGATTTTACTCGTAGCTGTCATTTTAACTGCCATTGAAATTTTGGTTGAAGTTATCGGACTCGCAGGTAAAAACTATAAGCCGCTATTAAATTTTGTGCGGATATTTAATAAATAAAATGTTAAAGTAATCA
Proteins encoded in this region:
- a CDS encoding MraY family glycosyltransferase, whose translation is MLYVSLIAAFIASILLTPLVKRLAFRIGAVDAPNYRKVHARIMPRLGGLAIFLSFLIAVAIFQPILIKNIDGSDYLLAIIIGACIIVATGVIDDMREISAKAKLLGQLVAALIVIFVGGIQISTVNLPFVGELDFGLLSIPLTIIWIVGITNAINLIDGLDGLAAGVSTIALMTLAVMAFIMSNMFVLAMASILAAATFGFLFYNFHPAKIFMGDTGALFLGFMISVLALLGFKNVTFVSFIIPVIILGVPISDTFFAIVRRVRMKKKWSDPDKSHLHHRLLDMGFTHRQTVLLIYGIAIMFGLAAIIFSMAKVWGAILLVAVILTAIEILVEVIGLAGKNYKPLLNFVRIFNK